Proteins encoded together in one Camelina sativa cultivar DH55 chromosome 9, Cs, whole genome shotgun sequence window:
- the LOC104715277 gene encoding uncharacterized protein LOC104715277 produces the protein MQIMWATIILVLIIVLSKSIETKGNEKVNDLARASSSVLAPQSQMGILPKPIPCASQLRTITNCTNALKHFEIKKVTKVCCKILLSLPEDCFGTLLPVRWIYDAVLKTTCKALGYPK, from the coding sequence ATGCAAATCATGTGGGCAACGATCATCTTAGTTTTGATAATAGTATTATCAAAATCTATAGAAACAAAGGGAAATGAGAAAGTAAATGATCTTGCGCGTGCTTCATCGTCGGTACTAGCACCTCAATCACAGATGGGAATATTGCCTAAGCCTATCCCTTGTGCTTCCCAGCTAAGAACAATTACAAATTGTACAAACGCATTGAAGCACTTTGAAATCAAGAAGGTCACAAAAGTGTGTTGTAAAATCCTACTCAGTCTTCCAGAAGATTGTTTTGGTACTTTGCTCCCTGTGCGGTGGATCTATGACGCTGTACTTAAAACTACCTGCAAAGCACTAGGTTATCCCAAATAA